accgccggaGAGCGGCAGCAGCtcaacgccggcggcgaggacgacaaGAATATTGGGATGATCGTGACTGACGACGAtgacgaagacgaagacgacgagCTGTTCGAGCTCGACATCGCCCTCATCGACCACCGTGACGGCGAAGAGTACTACACCAAGCGCCTCGTGACGAGCAGCTGTtgcgtcgctgtcgccgccgcagccgccgccgccgacgacgacgacgaagaagacGGCGGTGACGCGCTCCTAGCCAACTGCCTGCTGCCGGTGAGCTCGGTCAGCAGGGCGGTGCCGGTGACGGCGAGCAGCAGCttcgtcgtcgtctcgtcgtATCCCGTTGGCCGCCGCTaccacggcggcggtgggtgcggcgacgacgacgacgacgacgctagctggaggtggaggaggttcTTCTTCAcgtccggcggcggtggcaggacGCGTATTGGCCGCCACAACAGCAATAACTCTGCGAGGTTCTCCTTCTCAAGATTCCAAAGCTTGGCAAATTTTCAGCGATACTGATGAACGAATATGTTCTACTGATTCAAAGGGGCAAGAAAGAGAGATGAAATTTGACGTGTATATATAGCCGATGTACAGATTGAGTTTCTGGGATTGAAATTTTGTACTAGCTAGCTTAGATagggaaactattttaacagctcgagtggatgtccacccgtttattgcatgtcatctaaatggttataaaaaaaattaaaaaaatatgaataagatagatcaatatgtaatgtatcaatccacaaacatacaatttaaaattcaacttctacagattgtaacaaaaataacaaacaaaactcaaattactatatgtatatttacagttaaatttgttatttttgttacaacttgtagaaattgaattttaacttgcatgtttgtggagtgatatattacatattgatctatcttaccaatttttttgaaaatttttcgtagccatttagttgacatgcaataaacagGTGTACTTCCACTCGAGCTATTAGAATCCATCCCAGCTTAGATATGGTACCAATCTTATCAAATTGTGCAAAATTTTCAGTTGTTTGGAATTAAGGGCATTTGTGATTTTACTGGACAAAATTTATGTCTGTTACTTCAAGCTTTGCCCGGCAATTGTACAAAATTATTCTAAatgtaaatttaaaattaaacttAATTTAAGTTAGTATCTTTTTGTGGTAACCGCCAGTTTAGAGCGTGATTGACCATTCAGGTCAAGAGAAGAGAATGTGCGGTGGTTGACTGGTCCATATGTGGCCAGTTGAATCGGATGCCCACAAAAGAAGCCCACTTAGGCCTTCTCTGTATAGGCCGAAATTTTGGCCCATATACATTTGAGGGCCGAACCAAATGAGGCCTCAATTGCAAATTTACTTTTACAATGTGCGGCCCAAGCCTACTACTGGTAGACATACGCTCCGCTTGTTGAATAAGTACGGTGTAcggccacctcgccgtcgcggccACGGCCCCTCTCCTCGGcgagcacgccgccgcccgcggcggcgggatATCCCCTGTAGATGACCACACGGTGATCGTCTCCGCCGGCCCGGGACGACTTCCACGGCGAGCCAGGTGAAGCGGGTGAGGATTctctcggcctcggcctcggccaaCCCATCCCCATCTGATTTTACAGTTCATTGTTACCGCATCATTCTGTTTGCTGCACCTGCGCTCTCTGCTACTCTGCTGCTGGTCCGACTGTTTCTGCGCAGGAGATTTGGGATTTCCAGCAGATTACACGAGTATGCTTCAAATTTCTCATCATGTTGTGCTAATGGGGTACAGCCTGATTAGCAATGGGGGTACACTTGTTTGTGTAAATTGGGATTAGATCCGAATCCAATCCGATTTCTAGGGAGGTTGAGATTTATGAAATGATATTCATCTAGAATCAAGTTCTTAGAGGGAAATGTTGTGATTCAATGGGAAAAGGGGAAATAGTGGAGGAGAGCTCATAGCCTGATAGTCAGATTTTTTGCAAGAATGTGTACATGCTACAGAATGGATTATTGCCGGCCGTTTGGATGTTCCTCTGGATCACCGACAATTTCATATGGGTGTTCCTCTGGATACAATGGGTACATCCCTTTTATGTCATGTTTTTAGGAATGTGGTAGCAGGCTAGCGGCGCTGGTGCAATACAGTTAGGAGGGTCAGGAGGGTCTTTGTTTGTCCTTCTACAAGGTGACACAACAAGATCTAACAAACTTCATGTCCAGCAGATCGCGTGTCAACAAAAGTGCACATCTTGTGGAGCCAGAAAGTGCATTTGGTGGATAAAGCTTTTTTTGCCAGCTAGCCCCTGTATCAGTTATAGATTGCTAATATTTGCATGTGAATGCACTGGTATTTATCATGACTCTCAATCTTCTTACAAAAACAATCCATTACTTAATTTTTGATACGGGAAACAATCTGACACTGATACAATCTGTCAAATGCATTTGGTTTATTGTAGATTTTCTTGAGGCAAATGACGTAATGATGAAGCCTTGATCCACAATCTAGTGATGTGGCAGATAATGTAGACGACAGGAGAAACTATTGGATGGTTTTTATTTATCACAGCGGGGATAATGACAGCTGGAATTTTTTAGCGTCTCCTGGCAGCAGTCTCTCTCTGAGCATTGAAGTAGACAGCAGCGACAGGAAGGCCAAGTTCGTTCTCCTCAGCAAACTGGCGTGTATTGAAATGATCCCTAGAGGATGGCACAACTACAGCCTGCCTACGCTTCTGCTTGAAGAGCACAAAAACGAACCTGTGGATACCAATGCTGGGCTTTGGGCTCTCATAGCTTATGATTTCCCGTCCTGCAATTCAAATGCCAGAAAGATGCATATTAAGAACAAATACATGCAAGCATGGAATGATCTAATGCAGGTTAGGGAGAGGACCTACCAAAAGAGGCATCCGTTGTTCCAGGTATATCAGTTACAATCCTGCATAAATATTAAGGGTAAAATTTAATGATTTGGCCACACCATGGTCATTATCTGTTCagaaatatattgttttttggaagaaatatttttcttattaGAAATATGATGTTTTGTatgaaaacaagaaaaatatgtGGTATTAGACTACTAGTGCCATCTCCATCAGAAACATAAATTTTATAGTGAATCAATAATCACCAATTGGACACAAATGTATAGATTTTGGATAAGAAGTGTTGAAGGTTACCAATGTAGGTGTTCCCTTAGATATGGATCACTTGGTCCTGGCACATCTGGGTCTGTCATAACCTGAAGCATTCCGAGTTATGGTtaataggggggggggggggagagtaTGAAATGCACTGAAAGCTAACTATGGAACTCCCAGGATAGAGTTAGACCAGTCCGTACCAATGTGAAGAAAGAACGCATATCACCCCCTTGGACCTCGACTCTTGGTTTAGATACAACTGCTGATGGGTAGAACTCATGGCCATTAAAGACAAGCTTGTTTGAATTGTAGGTTACTATCATCTTCGTACATGGGTTGAATGAATCAATAACTTCTCCGATCACCCGCCCAACAACAAGAGGCTCCACAGACCTAGACATGGTTGGAGCCTTGGAGGGACAGGTAATTATATTTTCCGAAATTAGTGCTCTGGCTAGTTGTAAATGACAAAACCTAGTGCACTTCAATGTGCCCTTGGTTGCTTATTGGGCATTGTAGAGTGATGAGCCTCTATTTATAGTGGCAAGAAGCATGCTGTCTTCTTTCAAGTTGTAGACTTGTAGGGATATATGATAGAATTTTCCACCAGAATCATAAGATATGTATGAATGTGCATATTTGTTTGATCTTATTTATACATATTCCTCTATTCCAGGCCTTCTTTTgattatttataattttatatgcaTGTCCTGAAGATTAAGAAAACA
This genomic window from Oryza sativa Japonica Group chromosome 12, ASM3414082v1 contains:
- the LOC107276805 gene encoding uncharacterized protein — encoded protein: MAAVEANAATTHHEITTAAAVTAGERQQLNAGGEDDKNIGMIVTDDDDEDEDDELFELDIALIDHRDGEEYYTKRLVTSSCCVAVAAAAAAADDDDEEDGGDALLANCLLPVSSVSRAVPVTASSSFVVVSSYPVGRRYHGGGGCGDDDDDDASWRWRRFFFTSGGGGRTRIGRHNSNNSARFSFSRFQSLANFQRY
- the LOC4351520 gene encoding CEN-like protein 2 is translated as MSRSVEPLVVGRVIGEVIDSFNPCTKMIVTYNSNKLVFNGHEFYPSAVVSKPRVEVQGGDMRSFFTLVMTDPDVPGPSDPYLREHLHWIVTDIPGTTDASFGREIISYESPKPSIGIHRFVFVLFKQKRRQAVVVPSSRDHFNTRQFAEENELGLPVAAVYFNAQRETAARRR